DNA from Paratractidigestivibacter faecalis:
GCCCACGCGGAGGGCCCGCTTGACTACGTCGAGCTCTACGGATGCGACCGCAAGGCCCTGCGTCCCCTCGAGAAGCCCCTTGACACCAACGAGTTCGAGGCCGAGCGCATGGGAGTGACGCGCGTCTCTCCCAGCAACGTCGGCTTTGTGGGCAGGCCCGCCGTGGGCGTTGCCTTTGTTCCGGATTCACTCTTCGAGCGCGTGGGGGCCAACCAGCCCACCGACGTGCCCGCAGACGACTAGACGAGGAGACCTAATGAGCGACAGCAAGATCGACATTCTTCTTCTGGGTTCCGGTGGGCGCGAGCACGCGCTTCTGACCAAGCTGGCGGAGTCCCCGCGCGCCGGCAAGATGTGGGTCGCTCCCGGCAACGGCGGCATGGACGCCACCGCCGAGGTGGCAGACCTTGACCCGGAGTCTCCCGAGGGCGTTGCCGCCTGGGCGACGGGGCACGGCATCGGCCTTGTGGTCATTGGCCCGGAGGCCCCGCTGGTGGCGGGCGTCGCCGACGCGGTGCGCGCCGCGGGCATCCCCACGTTTGGCCCCAACGGCAAGGCCGCCCAGATGGAGGGCTCCAAGAAGTTTGCCAAGGAGGTCATGGAGCGCGCCGGCGTGCCCACCGCCGCCTACCGCAGCTTCACCGACGAGGAGTCTTGCTCGGCCTACGTGCGCGAGGTCGGCGGACCCATCGTGGTCAAGGCCGACGGCCTGGCTGCCGGCAAGGGCGTCATCGTCGCCAAGACCACCGAGGAGGCGCTCGAGGGCGTCCACGAGTGCTTCTCTGGCGCGTTTGGCCAGGCAGGCGCCACCGTCGTGGTCGAGGAGATGATGGAGGGGCCGGAGTGCTCGCTGCTGGCCCTGACCGACGGCAAGACGCTGGTGCCGCTGGCCACCTCCCAGGACCACAAGCGCG
Protein-coding regions in this window:
- the purD gene encoding phosphoribosylamine--glycine ligase; this translates as MSDSKIDILLLGSGGREHALLTKLAESPRAGKMWVAPGNGGMDATAEVADLDPESPEGVAAWATGHGIGLVVIGPEAPLVAGVADAVRAAGIPTFGPNGKAAQMEGSKKFAKEVMERAGVPTAAYRSFTDEESCSAYVREVGGPIVVKADGLAAGKGVIVAKTTEEALEGVHECFSGAFGQAGATVVVEEMMEGPECSLLALTDGKTLVPLATSQDHKRALDGDLGPNTGGMGVYSPVPMVTPDELAQMIDVEKRVVAELAAEGITYSGCLYGGFMLTKDGPKVLEFNARFGDPETQVVLPRMKGDLVEAFLACDNGTLGEDQVAWDDDWAVSVVLTSAGYPGKYEKGKAITGIDRAEQLEGVTVYHAGTKVDESGQLVTNGGRVLDVTAVAPTFEAARAQAYAAVELIDFEGKTFRTDIGMRAIKGREA